A genomic region of Zea mays cultivar B73 chromosome 6, Zm-B73-REFERENCE-NAM-5.0, whole genome shotgun sequence contains the following coding sequences:
- the LOC103630796 gene encoding protein phosphatase 2C 53 isoform X1, giving the protein MDDLTVGGLALFAAVADFIDDSAPAMPQPAAASTAHEPEPEPGSPCSVASDCSSVATADFEGFADLGSALVLDDLVSSASTSASSASGPRAAAAAPARSVFALDCVPRWGLQSVCGRRPEMEDAARVLPTFFHVPLWMLAGDAPVDGLDRASFRLPAHFFGVYDGHGGLQVANYCRERIHEVLAEELTKAEEAASDADLGGLDPNTQKHWEKAFVGCFSRVDAEVGGDAATEAKPVAPDTVGSTAVVALVCSSHVIVANCGDSRAVLCRGKQPVALSVDHKPNREDEYARIEAQGGKVINWNGYRVLGVLAMSRSIGDRYLKPYIIPVPEVTIVARAKDDECLIIASDGLWDVMSNEEVCDAARKRILLWHKKNSDASSSAQRSGDSPDEAAQAAAEYLSKLALHKGSKDNITVIVVDLKSHRKIKSRA; this is encoded by the exons ATGGACGACCTCACCGTGGGGGGCCTCGCGCTCTTCGCCGCCGTCGCTGACTTCATAGACGACTCCGCTCCCGCGATGCCGCAGCCAGCGGCGGCCAGCACCGCGcacgagcccgagcccgagcccgggAGCCCCTGCTCAGTCGCCAGCGACTGCAGCAGCGTCGCCACCGCCGACTTCGAGGGATTTGCCGACCTCGGCTCCGCGCTCGTGCTCGACGACCTCGtctcctccgcctccacctccgccagctCTGCCTCCGGGCCcagggccgccgccgccgctcccgccAGGAGCGTCTTCGCGCTCGACTGCGTGCCGCGCTGGGGGCTCCAGTCCGTGTGCGGCCGCCGACCCGAGATGGAGGACGCCGCCCGCGTGCTGCCAACCTTCTTCCACGTCCCGCTCTGGATGCTCGCCGGCGACGCGCCCGTCGACGGCCTCGACCGGGCGTCCTTCCGCCTCCCCGCGCACTTCTTCGGCGTCTACGACGGACACGGCGGCCTCCAG GTCGCCAACTACTGCCGGGAGAGAATCCACGAGGTACTGGCAGAGGagctcaccaaggcagaggaggcCGCGTCCGACGCTGACCTGGGTGGCCTCGACCCTAACACTCAGAAGCACTGGGAGAAGGCCTTTGTGGGCTGCTTCAGCCGTGTTGATGCAGAGGTGGGAGGAGACGCGGCGACCGAAGCCAAGCCTGTGGCTCCAGACACCGTGGGCTCAACAGCGGTGGTTGCGCTTGTCTGCTCATCGCATGTCATCGTTGCCAACTGTGGCGACTCGCGAGCGGTGCTCTGCCGGGGCAAGCAGCCTGTGGCGCTTTCCGTGGACCATAAA CCAAACAGGGAAGATGAGTATGCAAGGATTGAGGCCCAGGGTGGCAAGGTCATCAATTGGAATGGCTATCGAGTCCTCGGTGTTCTCGCCATGTCCCGGTCAATTG GGGACAGATACCTGAAGCCATATATTATCCCAGTCCCTGAGGTCACAATTGTCGCCCGTGCAAAAGATGATGAGTGCCTAATTATTGCAAGTGATGGCCTCTGGGATGTGATGTCAAACGAGGAGGTATGTGATGCTGCTCGCAAGCGCATACTGCTGTGGCACAAGAAGAATTCAGATGCCTCATCGTCAGCCCAAAGAAGCGGTGATTCGCCAGATGAAGCGGCTCAAGCAGCTGCTGAGTATTTATCGAAGCTGGCTCTCCATAAGGGGAGCAAGGACAACATAACCGTAATTGTAGTCGacctcaagtcacataggaagatcAAGAGCAGAGCATAA
- the LOC103630796 gene encoding protein phosphatase 2C 53 isoform X2 gives MDDLTVGGLALFAAVADFIDDSAPAMPQPAAASTAHEPEPEPGSPCSVASDCSSVATADFEGFADLGSALVLDDLVSSASTSASSASGPRAAAAAPARSVFALDCVPRWGLQSVCGRRPEMEDAARVLPTFFHVPLWMLAGDAPVDGLDRASFRLPAHFFGVYDGHGGLQVANYCRERIHEVLAEELTKAEEAASDADLGGLDPNTQKHWEKAFVGCFSRVDAEVGGDAATEAKPVAPDTVGSTAVVALVCSSHVIVANCGDSRAVLCRGKQPVALSVDHKPNREDEYARIEAQGGKVINWNGYRVLGVLAMSRSIVTGEPQCTVLMPLFQRSNPLHLKLTTTDPNRLVDEKGTDT, from the exons ATGGACGACCTCACCGTGGGGGGCCTCGCGCTCTTCGCCGCCGTCGCTGACTTCATAGACGACTCCGCTCCCGCGATGCCGCAGCCAGCGGCGGCCAGCACCGCGcacgagcccgagcccgagcccgggAGCCCCTGCTCAGTCGCCAGCGACTGCAGCAGCGTCGCCACCGCCGACTTCGAGGGATTTGCCGACCTCGGCTCCGCGCTCGTGCTCGACGACCTCGtctcctccgcctccacctccgccagctCTGCCTCCGGGCCcagggccgccgccgccgctcccgccAGGAGCGTCTTCGCGCTCGACTGCGTGCCGCGCTGGGGGCTCCAGTCCGTGTGCGGCCGCCGACCCGAGATGGAGGACGCCGCCCGCGTGCTGCCAACCTTCTTCCACGTCCCGCTCTGGATGCTCGCCGGCGACGCGCCCGTCGACGGCCTCGACCGGGCGTCCTTCCGCCTCCCCGCGCACTTCTTCGGCGTCTACGACGGACACGGCGGCCTCCAG GTCGCCAACTACTGCCGGGAGAGAATCCACGAGGTACTGGCAGAGGagctcaccaaggcagaggaggcCGCGTCCGACGCTGACCTGGGTGGCCTCGACCCTAACACTCAGAAGCACTGGGAGAAGGCCTTTGTGGGCTGCTTCAGCCGTGTTGATGCAGAGGTGGGAGGAGACGCGGCGACCGAAGCCAAGCCTGTGGCTCCAGACACCGTGGGCTCAACAGCGGTGGTTGCGCTTGTCTGCTCATCGCATGTCATCGTTGCCAACTGTGGCGACTCGCGAGCGGTGCTCTGCCGGGGCAAGCAGCCTGTGGCGCTTTCCGTGGACCATAAA CCAAACAGGGAAGATGAGTATGCAAGGATTGAGGCCCAGGGTGGCAAGGTCATCAATTGGAATGGCTATCGAGTCCTCGGTGTTCTCGCCATGTCCCGGTCAATTG TCACAGGAGAGCCTCAGTGTACTGTTTTGATGCCTTTGTTTCAGCGTTCCAATCCACTTCACTTAAAGTTGACTACAACCGATCCAAATAGACTTGTGGATGAAAAG GGGACAGATACCTGA